A single window of Octopus sinensis unplaced genomic scaffold, ASM634580v1 Contig16661, whole genome shotgun sequence DNA harbors:
- the LOC118761707 gene encoding uncharacterized protein LOC118761707 → MESEFCPTPKSPNRPSLGSMESEFCPTPKSPNRPSLGSMESEFCPTPKSPNRPSLGSMESEFCPTPKSPSRPSLGSKSSESLEETSPLNSTTMECTECPECPECPECPECSECPECPEYPVCPDCPDNDLEPSENDEEACNTEDKELALSISEELMEPTDPTISVSETFLEDMETIGSLDDLTEANSMTQEFPESMTEENSYDQRDDLTHQVPEESLTTESAVLSLVECLETTGERTLGVLDVPSTLEIPFTETLQPTGSIMDGPILTTSEHQLFVECRKSVLMEPQGPVRTRELDSAQAPRTLNFALHHSVVDTTNISQLMVLRPCTKPPKQLGMKEESVHKPEVRRKCLLRN, encoded by the exons ATGGAATCGGAATTTTGTCCAACACCTAAATCACCAAATCGCCCAAGTTTGG GTTCGATGGAATCGGAATTTTGTCCAACACCTAAATCACCAAATCGCCCAAGTTTGGGTTCGATGGAATCGGAATTTTGTCCAACACCTAAATCACCAAATCGCCCAAGTTTGGGTTCGATGGAATCGGAATTTTGTCCAACACCTAAATCACCAAGTCGCCCAAGTTTGGGTTCGAAATCATCGGAATCACTAGAAGAAACGAGCCCTTTGAACTCAACTACAATGGAATGCACCGAATGCCCTGAGTGCCCCGAATGCCCTGAATGCCCTGAATGCTCGGAATGCCCGGAATGCCCGGAATATCCAGTATGTCCAGACTGTCCGGATAATGATCTTGAACCTTCAGAAAATGACGAAGAAGCGTGTAATACGGAAGATAAAGAACTTGCATTGTCCATTTCAGAAGAATTGATGGAACCGACCGATCCTACGATTTCAGTATCAGAAACTTTCTTAGAAGACATGGAAACAATTGGATCTTTAGATGACCTTACAGAAGCAAATTCAATGACGCAAGAATTTCCAGAATCTATGACCGAGGAAAATTCCTATGACCAACGGGACGACTTAACTCATCAAGTACCGGAAGAATCGTTAACTACTGAATCTGCCGTTTTGTCATTAGTCGAATGTTTGGAAACTACTGGGGAAAGAACATTGGGAGTTCTGGATGTACCATCAACGTTGGAAATCCCTTTTACAGAAACATTACAACCAACGGGAAGTATTATGGATGGACCAATACTGACAACTTCAGAACATCAACTTTTTGTGGAATGTAGAAAGTCTGTACTAATGGAACCTCAGGGTCCGGTAAGAACGAGAGAACTGGATAGT GCTCAAGCCCCGCGAACATtaaactttgcccttcatcattcTGTGGTCGATACAACAAATATAAGTCAATTAATGG TCTTACGACCCTGTACAAAGCCTCCGAAACAGTTGGGAATGAAAGAGGAATCTGTCCACAAACCAGAGGTGCGGCGCAAATGCTTGCTACGGAATTGA